One genomic window of Motacilla alba alba isolate MOTALB_02 chromosome 1, Motacilla_alba_V1.0_pri, whole genome shotgun sequence includes the following:
- the ICOSLG gene encoding ICOS ligand isoform X1, with the protein MKPRGYGFLLLLLLIPKAVTSPEKKNIISKPGDNATLSCIYNEKKPLQLKNLRVYWQIADDSYQEKCSVVHALISGQDDNSNQCIRFKDRTQLFWDRLENGDFSLLLLNVSQSDEHTYKCIVQEKTELPKVIHQAEVVLSLAASYSQPVLSGPIRNSDSTGEEVTFYCRSGNGYPKPNVYWINKVNNSRLHPSQTEIITHDDGTFSVFSTLKVTATSNMQIECSIENEMLQENLSANYTQQKTSGTESDKKTEKKGRGAQAAGIIGIVFVIGLLTGLICWLWRRRSSNLVSYKDVQQREDQGGLSSPA; encoded by the exons ATGAAGCCGCGGGG gTACGGATTTCTGTTACTGCTCCTTCTTATCCCGAAAGCTG TTACTTcaccagagaagaaaaacatcatcAGTAAACCTGGAGACAATGCCACACTAAGTTgcatttataatgaaaaaaaacccttgcaaTTAAAAAATCTACGGGTATATTGGCAAATAGCTGATGATTCCTATCAAGAAAAGTGTTCAGTTGTACATGCACTGATCTCTGGCCAAGATGATAACAGTAATCAGTGTATTCGCTTTAAAGACAGGACTCAATTGTTCTGGGATAGGTTAGAAAATggtgatttttctctgctgttgctAAATGTCAGCCAGAGTGATGAACACACATACAAATGCATAGTGCAGGAGAAAACTGAACTTCCCAAAGTGATTCACCAGGCAGAAGTGGTTCTCAGCTTAGCAG CGAGTTACAGCCAACCAGTACTCAGTGGACCAATAAGAAACAGTGACAGCACTGGAGAGGAGGTGACCTTTTACTGCAGGTCTGGCAACGGGTACCCAAAGCCCAACGTTTACTGGATCAACAAAGTGAACAACAGTCGCCTGCATCCGTCACAAACAGAGATCATCACCCACGACGACGGCACTTTCAGCGTTTTCAGCACGCTGAAGGTGACAGCCACTTCGAACATGCAAATAGAGTGCTCCATAGAAAACGAGATGCTGCAGGAAAATCTATCAGCCAACT ACACGCAGCAGAAGACAAGTGGCACAGAAAGTgacaaaaaaacagaaaaaaaaggacgAGGTGCTCAAGCAGCTGGCATCATTGGCATTGTCTTTGTGATAGGTCTTCTAACTGGTTTAATCTGCTGGCTGTGGAGAAGGAGGTCCTCTAATCTAGTGTCCTATAAAG ATGTCCAACAAAGAGAAGACCAAGGAGGACTCAGCt CACCTGCCTAA
- the ICOSLG gene encoding ICOS ligand isoform X2, with the protein MALRYGFLLLLLLIPKAVTSPEKKNIISKPGDNATLSCIYNEKKPLQLKNLRVYWQIADDSYQEKCSVVHALISGQDDNSNQCIRFKDRTQLFWDRLENGDFSLLLLNVSQSDEHTYKCIVQEKTELPKVIHQAEVVLSLAASYSQPVLSGPIRNSDSTGEEVTFYCRSGNGYPKPNVYWINKVNNSRLHPSQTEIITHDDGTFSVFSTLKVTATSNMQIECSIENEMLQENLSANYTQQKTSGTESDKKTEKKGRGAQAAGIIGIVFVIGLLTGLICWLWRRRSSNLVSYKDVQQREDQGGLSSPA; encoded by the exons ATGGCTTTAAG gTACGGATTTCTGTTACTGCTCCTTCTTATCCCGAAAGCTG TTACTTcaccagagaagaaaaacatcatcAGTAAACCTGGAGACAATGCCACACTAAGTTgcatttataatgaaaaaaaacccttgcaaTTAAAAAATCTACGGGTATATTGGCAAATAGCTGATGATTCCTATCAAGAAAAGTGTTCAGTTGTACATGCACTGATCTCTGGCCAAGATGATAACAGTAATCAGTGTATTCGCTTTAAAGACAGGACTCAATTGTTCTGGGATAGGTTAGAAAATggtgatttttctctgctgttgctAAATGTCAGCCAGAGTGATGAACACACATACAAATGCATAGTGCAGGAGAAAACTGAACTTCCCAAAGTGATTCACCAGGCAGAAGTGGTTCTCAGCTTAGCAG CGAGTTACAGCCAACCAGTACTCAGTGGACCAATAAGAAACAGTGACAGCACTGGAGAGGAGGTGACCTTTTACTGCAGGTCTGGCAACGGGTACCCAAAGCCCAACGTTTACTGGATCAACAAAGTGAACAACAGTCGCCTGCATCCGTCACAAACAGAGATCATCACCCACGACGACGGCACTTTCAGCGTTTTCAGCACGCTGAAGGTGACAGCCACTTCGAACATGCAAATAGAGTGCTCCATAGAAAACGAGATGCTGCAGGAAAATCTATCAGCCAACT ACACGCAGCAGAAGACAAGTGGCACAGAAAGTgacaaaaaaacagaaaaaaaaggacgAGGTGCTCAAGCAGCTGGCATCATTGGCATTGTCTTTGTGATAGGTCTTCTAACTGGTTTAATCTGCTGGCTGTGGAGAAGGAGGTCCTCTAATCTAGTGTCCTATAAAG ATGTCCAACAAAGAGAAGACCAAGGAGGACTCAGCt CACCTGCCTAA